A genomic window from Pecten maximus chromosome 2, xPecMax1.1, whole genome shotgun sequence includes:
- the LOC117321679 gene encoding LOW QUALITY PROTEIN: cyclin-dependent kinase 6-like (The sequence of the model RefSeq protein was modified relative to this genomic sequence to represent the inferred CDS: deleted 1 base in 1 codon) — MSGRGAQNGSDQNYEEISMIGNGAYGTVYKARDLKNDGQIVAMKRIRIQNTEEGMPMSAIREIALLKQLENYEHPNIVRLLDVRHSQATANEIRLMLVFEYIDQDLSSYLEGCPSPGLGPDRIKDLMYQLLNGVDFLHAHRIVHRDLKPQNILVTGQGQLKLADFGLARVYGFQMALTSVVVTLWYRAPEVILQAAYATPVDIWSCGCIFVELFNRRPLFCGDSDINQLSKIFEVLGLPSKEDWPESVTLPWNSFKPLAPKSLEQLIPEIDPDGKDLLEKLIQFNPHSRLSARTALQHSYFRDDLDSLRTSSSLSVSESDSCDNDGRSDTPVSK, encoded by the exons ATGTCGGGAAGAGGTGCTCAGAATGGTTCCGATCAGAACTACGAGGAGATATCTATGATAGGCAATGGAGCATATGGAACAGTTTACAAGGCTCGCGACTTAAAAAATGACGGGCAAATTGTGGCCATGAAACGTATTCGCATCCAGAACACGGAAGAAGGGATGCCTATGAGTGCAATACGGGAGATAGCTCTTCTTAAACAACTGGAAAACTATGAGCATCCCAATATTGTCAG ATTACTTGATGTTCGCCATTCCCAGGCAACAGCAAATGAAATCCGACTCATGCTGGTGTTTGAATACATTGACCAGGATCTATCATCATACTTAGAGGGTTGCCCATCTCCTGGACTTGGACCAGACAGGATCAAG GACCTGATGTACCAGCTACTGAATGGTGTAGACTTTCTACATGCCCACAGAATTGTACACCGTGACCTAAAACCGCAGAACATCCTGGTCACTGGGCAGGGTCAGCTCAAACTGGCAGATTTTGGACTCGCCAGGGTGTATGGCTTCCAGATGGCTCTAACTTCAGTG GTGGTGACGCTATGGTACAGGGCACCTGAGGTTATACTCCAGGCAGCGTATGCCACTCCTGTTGATATCTGGAGCTGTGGCTGTATATTTGTGGAACTCTTCAATAGAAG aCCTTTGTTTTGTGGAGATTCCGATATCAATCAACTGTCAAAAATATTTGA GGTGCTTGGTCTGCCCTCGAAGGAGGATTGGCCAGAAAGTGTGACGTTGCCATGGAACTCCTTCAAACCGCTAGCACCTAAATCTCTGGAACAGCTTATCCCAGAGATTGATCCAGATGGA AAGGACCTTCTGGAG AAATTAATTCAGTTTAATCCACATAGTCGATTAAGTGCCCGGACGGCGTTACAACACAGCTATTTTCGGGATGATCTGGATAGCCTACGGACTTCAAGTTCACTCTCTGTATCAGAGAGTGACTCCTGTGACAATGATGGAAGGTCAGACACTCCTGTCAGTAAGTAG